CAAACGGCAGGTACTCCACCGAGGCCCAGAAAAGCAGACGTCTCTGCTCCTCAGCCGTCATGCTCGGACTGTCATGTAGATCGTGGTTGCGCAATTAGCGGTACGTAAGAGATTCGTCTAGGGATCAAAGGCCATGCCCAGATCTAGCACCGGTGACGAAGGTGCGGTGCAGCGACCTTCCTCCCACGTAGACTTCGCTCCAttggtttttgtttttgtttttattGGATAGCTAACCAGGCTTGCCGCCTGGTAACTTCGCTTCATTGCGTTGGATAAGTGGTAGTGGCAACTTATGTGACTTTGTTTTGGTGGTGTTTTCGTGAGCTCTAAGTTCGATCTTAATTGATTGTACCTACCAAAGATGATGTTTATCTTCTGTTTCTTTACTTATACTCTCtccattccaaattactcgtcgtggttttaaaAAAACCACAACGAGTAATTTGGACCGGAGGTGTCCTAATCTAAGTTACTATACTTCTATAGTAGCAGTGTCATAGATGGCTTCTCATTTAGTAGTGAAAACCGACCATTTTTGTAAAAAGGATGAAGATTTACTGAAAGTATAAAacacttcaaatataattaaaacTACATTAAGGTCCATGGACCACTGAACGACCATTGCCACCGCCTTAAAATgtgcaaaacaaaaacaaaaaccaaAAACATAACAAAAAAACAAACCAAAATTTCAGGTTTTTGGTTTCAGTTTCCAAATATACTCGGTTTTTTCGGTTAGAAACCATTTGATCTTCGGTTTTTTCAGTTAGAAACCAAACGGTTTTCGGTTAAACCAATACAACCAAAAATAGCTCGGATTGAGCTAAAATCTGTACCTAACCCTTCAGCCTCCACTTATTTTATAGCCCCTCGCCCAGCGCGCTGCAGCTCAGTAGGCGATATATGGTACTAAACATCTAAACCGCTGGAGCTTGAACTCACCAGGGCACCTTTTTTTGAgaaattttaattttttttttatGAGAAATCTCACCAGGGCACCTGGCGCGCGCGATACTTAGTTGGGCCTCAAATTGTCCAGCCCATACAGCCGCTTTCGTCGAGCGATCCACGCGCAGACGACTACATCCCGTCGAACAAACTAAAAAAACAATCActctaaaaaaatataaaaaaacaaTCTGTCGATTGCTTTTGTCGATACTCACGATGATCGGCCTGAGGAGGGCCCCACCAAGTGGGTCATGGCTTTTGTTTTGACATCAAGGTGGGTTGTGGTTTCGTGGCCGTGGGAGATGTGCATGATTGACGTTCTTTCTTTTTTTCTGCTTGCTCCCTCGTGTAGTGCCATCTATAAATTCCAATGCCTACGACCAAAGCACATGTACCCTCGAAACCTGCCTAATCCCTCGTATCTGCTGCCAATCATGTTTGCCATCTAAGGATCCTATGTACGTACACAATTCACACAAGAAAAATCTAACCTACATACACAGACCGAATCATGTGACCACACAAATTTTTGTTGTTCAAAAATTCGCGTCAACTTTAATTATTTTGGCTATTACCGAAACCAAACCAAAACTAAATGGTTATTACCGAAATCGAACCGTATCCATGTATAAAACCATATAAACCAAAAACCATATCAATTGAACCGAATCAACCGAATGCACAGCCTGACCGCCGCCAGAATGAGCCACggacgcgccgccgtcgccgctccCATACCAAAGCCGGACTGATCTTGTCGATGACAACGGGGAAGTCTTCGTTCACGTGCCCCTAAGGACCAGCGTCCCGGAGCCGCAGTTGTTGTCGTTGAATTCTTGAATAGATGTGAAAAACCTCACACCAAATCTCGTCGTTGCGTACGCACAACAAGAAACTCTAACCTCATCGCTCCGAGAAGCTGGCAAGAATCTACGCCGAAGCTTTGTCTAATTCGTCCCGATAAACGAACTTGAGAAGGATTGAAACTCGGAAGACTGACTCAAAGAAGAAGCGTCACCATCCGCTCGAGCGCCACCTAAAACCCTACCTATCTAAGCCGTGGCACTAGGAATATTCTCTCCGCCATCGACCGACAGAGTGGCATGCGGAGGGGAGACGAATCCACGGTTCGCCGGCGAAGACCAAGGGGAGGAATGCTCTCCCTAGTCGTCTTGCGAGAGGGGAAAGAAAAAGCTATAGGCGCGTCTCAAGTTACACCCGTTGTGAAAACCGGCCATTTGACGCGTGCCACATGGACCTGAGAGCCGGGAACTCTCGTTTCGAATGCTCACAAAAGTAGAAGGGGGTAAAACTGACACACTTTTCCTAAATGAAGTATAACAAATGAAATTATACTAAAGGGATGCTTAATGTCACAACGGTCAAATTAGGGGGAAAACTAAAATTCACTCTTAATTTAGTGTGAAAATACATGTGAACACCTTTTGAATTCTTTCACTGATAAGATCAGCACCGAAGATCATATCTCACCAAAGCTGTTGCTCACATGCTCCTGGGTGATCTTCTGTAGCCGGCTCAACGTCATGGCGAAGGAGGTTTACACTGGCAGGTTCAGTCGGTAAATGCAGGTGGACGATGAAGGGAGATGCTCCGAGGTCTTCGATGATGCTTTAGATATGACTAGACCACTACCTAGGTCTAGCCCGCGGAAACCATCAAATGGCAAATATTCGACAGAGGTCCAGAAGAAGAGCAATCGTCTGTGCTCTTCAACCATCATGCTCTTCACGGCCTGTGAGATAAAAATAGGAGGTGGCTATTACTAGTTGCAAAGAACATAATATGCAGATTTAAGAGTAAGTGAAATCTTGCCTTATCTGAGAAAAAACATATCCAAGAAAAACTAAGTTTCTTATTGGGAAGTGTATCCGAACAAAAATAAAGTAGTTGCACATTTTAAAATTTTGGGAGCAGCTAGGCGCTAGCGGCTTGAAAATTAGCAAAGAGTCAGTCGATTTCACCCCTATTATCTCAACTGTTGGTTAAAGATTCAACAGACAGTACTTCATCTTCAACCTTGAACCGGTACGCAATGTTTCTCTTCTTCCTCTTACCGCCGCCGATCCATCTCAGGCCTAATTGCATGCCTCCTCCAGCGGTGCTCCAGGGATTGCTTGGCTTGCccaccctcccctcgacctcCTCCCACTGTCGGGCTTGCCACAACCCTCGGTCGTTCCTCTAATCCTACGAACCACCTAAAATTTCTAGGCGAACCCGCAACCGCGCCCCTAAGATACACACTGAGGCTGCTGCTTCCCCGAAGAACCTGTATCCCCCAGACCCTTAAGATAGGCACCGAGGTTGCTGCTTCCTTAACAAACCTGCACCCCCGATACCCCCTAATATAGACAAGATGAAACCTGTCCCTGGTGGTCTCGATGCTTCGCATGCCTCCTGCTTCCTTCCCAACAGAAATGGAATGACCCAAATTTCGTTTTCACGTGACTATGTCCAGATAAACTATTAAAATTTATTACAACTTGGTATGATGTAAAAAAGAACTATTCTCATGCGACCTAGAATATGAGGATTTCAATTAGTATAAAATTTGCACTAGAACATGGTAGTAAAATCTAGAGCAACGAATAAACTGAGATTGGAGAGATCATATACCTCCCAGAACCAGTTGATCTGATCATCTTGTTGGGTGTACCCCCCATCATATCTGGTATATTCTTTCCATTCCTGCACATCAATGTTGCCGATGCGCCCGCCCAGCATACTGTCAAGATCTTCCAAATGCAAGCTCAGGAAGAAATGTTTCCGCAATTCCGGCTTTACGAGCATGTAGGAAAATCCCTTAGCGAAATGAGTTAGTTGATCTTTGGTGCTGGCCATGAAGAGACTTTGGATCAGCAGATCGATGTACTGGCCTCTGTTCTTGCTATCGACAGCGATATCTCTCCCTCCCGGAAGGAGCTCAATGACCTCCCCTGAGCCAAATACCCCAACTTCCCTCGCAAATGTGAGACCCAGCACGTCTGAATCGACGAGATCAGGATCCATCTCTAGGATTTTCTTGCAGCTTGCATGCGTACTTGGGTCTGCGTTTGCAACGTCGTCCAGGGTGAGAGGCCTCCCGGCTAGCTGAAAGAAGAGGGTCCGGTCAAACCGAACCCCCACTGGACGTTGTGCATCAGGGCCAGTCCGATCATCCGTCCGCAAAATCGTAGTACTTCAGCTGCAGTGGATCCGCTCCAGATGCTGCTTCCAGTCGAAATGAACGATTGAATACATTAGTCATGAAAAATGGCATTTGATTTGATGTGAACATGATTTTGAATGTACTATTTTCTAGATAATGAAGGAAGTAAAGAAAAGTAAACAGGATGTTGTCACCTCGATTCAGGAAGAACCTTCGCCGGTCACGCGGACAGGACGAGAAGAGGCCATGTCGCGGGTCGAACAGCGCACGGCACACCAAGGAGATCCACTCCCTTGCTACCCCCTCGCCAATGGCCTCCTCGTCCTGGAACACCACGAACAGGCGACCATGGAGCATATGGCTCACCGCCTCGGAGACATATCTGAAGGAGTCGGGCACCAGCTGCGACCGATCAATGAGCATCTCGAGCGCATGAGGCTCATCGTCAAACAGGATGAACGCTGACGACGTTGCGTCCATTTCTGGCGGCATCGCTCTGGCGAAATGCATCCGCATGTCGGTCGAACCCGAGGAGGTCCTTGTGCTTGACGACAATCCGGCCGATGTCCTTGCACCGGCTCCTGTCGGCGCTGGTGCCGAGCACGAGCGCATTCAGGCACGCCGCGTGCGCCGTGCAGGTGGCCCGGATGGCGCCGGCCAAGTGGCGGTCCGTCACGGACCACATATCTAGTTCGCCTAGCACCACCCAGATGCCGTCAACCGTATCCTGCTGGTGCTGCTCCAAGGTCGCCAAACCCGGCAAG
This sequence is a window from Aegilops tauschii subsp. strangulata cultivar AL8/78 chromosome 7, Aet v6.0, whole genome shotgun sequence. Protein-coding genes within it:
- the LOC141028092 gene encoding uncharacterized protein; its protein translation is MKGGGGAAPLLVQFGLGGRGEINNNFIIASTAYFLHFHLKAKIGELGLPRDATLHLTRYPDAWSLTSQIAAAATTDADISNGTAELFKRFIHDGEVQIDPLARHLGVPNCSPWTDFEHVTKMLYTRDIVLLVKKFLAGAKATNERQAGTVVEYLDVLLRSGVIGVLVRLYSTGSMSHHLRANSAIICLLYPEISGILPRLEVCFLPLLLEFCRLIPAASGKGRSDPLYEKCRHRLAAVLSLFERTPSPRMPKMPQEWLIEQLIPIAKDVTDVIIHYMAAGWAAPDDKLFVFRVFFALMCYFRRREVYAQRTDGPVGAHQQDTVDGIWVVLGELDMWSVTDRHLAGAIRATCTAHAACLNALVLGTSADRSRCKDIGRIVVKHKDLLGAMPPEMDATSSAFILFDDEPHALEMLIDRSQLVPDSFRYVSEAVSHMLHGRLFVVFQDEEAIGEGVAREWISLVCRALFDPRHGLFSSCPRDRRRFFLNRVGVRFDRTLFFQLAGRPLTLDDVANADPSTHASCKKILEMDPDLVDSDVLGLTFAREVGVFGSGEVIELLPGGRDIAVDSKNRGQYIDLLIQSLFMASTKDQLTHFAKGFSYMLVKPELRKHFFLSLHLEDLDSMLGGRIGNIDVQEWKEYTRYDGGYTQQDDQINWFWEAVKSMMVEEHRRLLFFWTSVEYLPFDGFRGLDLGSGLVISKASSKTSEHLPSSSTCIYRLNLPV